Proteins from a single region of Nocardioides anomalus:
- a CDS encoding helix-turn-helix transcriptional regulator produces the protein MLPTEPAALLTAIYSPHSLIRAGLVHLVQQHPRRVVLVGGTDLDPQEPLGPVDVVVYDLARRWGHPDELRQLVAAVPVVGVTREGRDDLTERARAAGVRHVVGEDVSAVGLVDALARVTGHRVVHRHRASHDLTPREREVLNLVGTGLTNAQIADELVLSVNSIKSHLRLAYRKINVTNRQQAVLWAVRSLGTPVPTLN, from the coding sequence GTGCTCCCTACCGAACCGGCCGCACTCCTCACCGCCATCTACAGCCCGCACTCGCTCATCCGGGCCGGGCTGGTGCACCTGGTCCAGCAGCACCCCCGCCGCGTCGTGCTCGTCGGCGGCACCGATCTCGATCCGCAGGAGCCGCTCGGCCCCGTCGACGTGGTCGTCTACGACCTGGCCCGCCGCTGGGGCCACCCCGACGAGCTGCGCCAGCTGGTCGCCGCCGTGCCGGTGGTCGGCGTGACCCGCGAGGGCCGCGACGACCTGACCGAGCGGGCCCGCGCGGCCGGCGTGCGCCACGTCGTGGGCGAGGACGTCAGCGCAGTCGGGCTGGTCGACGCCCTGGCCCGGGTGACCGGCCACCGCGTGGTGCACCGCCACCGCGCCAGCCACGACCTCACCCCGCGCGAGCGCGAGGTGCTCAACCTGGTCGGCACCGGGCTGACCAACGCCCAGATCGCCGACGAGCTGGTGCTCAGCGTGAACAGCATCAAGTCGCACCTGCGGCTGGCCTACCGCAAGATCAACGTCACCAACCGCCAACAGGCGGTGCTGTGGGCGGTGCGCAGCCTCGGGACGCCGGTGCCGACGCTGAACTGA
- the npdG gene encoding NADPH-dependent F420 reductase encodes MTTYRIAVMGGTGPQGKGLGYRFARHGHDVVVGSRAADKADTVAAEIRERLEGVEGAGRVSGAANADACADADVVLLAVPWDGHDELVASLPLAGKTVVSCVNPLAFDKRGAHGAVIDGGEGSAAEHAARLAPEATVVGAFHNVSAVLLWGDEEFLDEDVLCVGDSDEGKEVAMELARAVTGRSGVSAGKLRLARVLEPMTAVLISINRKYKVNSGIRITGLDHGEA; translated from the coding sequence GTGACGACGTACCGGATCGCGGTGATGGGCGGGACCGGCCCGCAGGGCAAGGGGCTGGGCTACCGCTTCGCCCGGCACGGGCACGACGTGGTCGTCGGCTCGCGGGCCGCGGACAAGGCGGACACCGTGGCGGCCGAGATCCGCGAGCGGCTCGAGGGCGTCGAGGGCGCGGGCCGGGTGAGCGGCGCGGCCAACGCCGACGCCTGCGCGGACGCCGACGTGGTGCTGCTGGCCGTGCCGTGGGACGGCCACGACGAGCTCGTGGCGTCCCTGCCGCTGGCCGGCAAGACCGTGGTGTCGTGCGTGAACCCGCTGGCCTTCGACAAGCGCGGCGCCCACGGCGCCGTCATCGACGGCGGCGAGGGCTCGGCGGCCGAGCACGCCGCCCGCCTGGCCCCGGAGGCCACCGTCGTGGGTGCCTTCCACAACGTCTCCGCGGTGCTGCTGTGGGGCGACGAGGAGTTCCTCGACGAGGACGTGCTCTGCGTCGGCGACTCCGACGAGGGCAAGGAGGTGGCCATGGAGCTCGCCCGCGCGGTCACCGGCCGCTCCGGCGTCAGCGCCGGCAAGCTGCGCCTGGCCCGGGTCCTGGAGCCGATGACCGCGGTGCTGATCTCGATCAACCGCAAGTACAAGGTCAACTCCGGTATCCGCATCACCGGCCTGGACCACGGCGAGGCGTAG
- a CDS encoding acyltransferase family protein: MARELRGDIQGLRAVAVLAVIAAHAGVPFLPGGFVGVDVFYVVSGYLIAALLYREVLLTGQVSIGSFWARRARRILPAATLVTVVTVALSLLWMSLLDARQVVIDALWASAFAANVHFAQQGVFYFAQDTGPSPLQHYWSLAVEEQFYLVFPLVLVGCLALARLVTRGHERRVERLPRGAVVTVLVVLSLASLAWSIHQTVGSPSTAYFSTFTRAWELGVGALAALVPPTLLRRLTRLTLEALAVAGGLMLLVACVVITPETPFPGIAAALPVVGTALLILAGAAPEHSGRQPSSSRVLAVKPLRMVGDWSYSLYLWHWPAFILPPVALGRSMTWPEKIVAVLVVVTLSAYSYRFIEMPFRTGRPAQRLLRRRALVLYPLSATLVVAVAAGGWWYTGVQGGERGDNPAITVAGGPTAEGIQDNTEALVRASVTAARDKRAVPSNLTPDLLNLRNSIADVGDCDYEQNVRKLCPVGDGDKTLVVIGDSHARAWIPAFNRIVEAGGWTGYYLVKPQCTAAHVSIASLDNDQPFTDCSDFQDWVVDQVRDLDPDLVVVASSPPVNGVFDGGKRITDTAGIIPVLQAGYDDLFLELSEDARDVALVKDVPKSPDDPATCLSTGKPNLDDCMFQPVERSAVLADVAVQSATEAGAHVVDPTPWLCYDGECPVVIGGTLSYRDTDHITTEYAANLWGELGTALGMLPTTSD, from the coding sequence ATGGCCAGAGAGCTTCGCGGCGACATCCAGGGGCTGCGCGCCGTCGCGGTCCTGGCCGTCATCGCCGCGCACGCCGGCGTGCCGTTCCTGCCCGGCGGATTCGTGGGCGTCGACGTGTTCTACGTCGTCTCCGGCTACCTCATCGCGGCCCTGCTCTACCGCGAGGTCCTGCTCACCGGGCAGGTCTCGATCGGCTCGTTCTGGGCCCGGCGGGCGCGCAGGATCCTGCCGGCCGCGACCCTGGTCACCGTCGTCACGGTGGCGCTGTCGCTGCTGTGGATGAGCCTGCTCGACGCCCGCCAGGTCGTCATCGACGCGCTGTGGGCCTCGGCGTTCGCGGCCAACGTGCACTTCGCCCAGCAGGGCGTCTTCTACTTCGCCCAGGACACCGGCCCCTCCCCGCTCCAGCACTACTGGTCGCTGGCCGTGGAGGAGCAGTTCTACCTGGTCTTCCCGCTCGTCCTGGTCGGCTGCCTCGCGCTGGCCCGGCTGGTCACGCGCGGGCACGAGCGCCGCGTCGAGCGGCTCCCCCGCGGCGCGGTGGTGACCGTGCTGGTCGTGCTCAGCCTGGCCTCGCTGGCCTGGTCCATCCACCAGACGGTGGGCTCGCCGTCGACGGCGTACTTCTCGACCTTCACCCGGGCCTGGGAGCTCGGCGTCGGCGCCCTGGCCGCCCTGGTCCCGCCGACCCTCCTGCGCCGGCTGACCCGGCTCACCCTGGAGGCGCTGGCCGTCGCCGGTGGCCTCATGCTGCTCGTGGCGTGCGTCGTCATCACGCCCGAGACGCCGTTCCCCGGCATCGCGGCCGCGCTGCCCGTCGTCGGCACCGCCCTGCTCATCCTGGCCGGCGCCGCGCCCGAGCACTCCGGGCGGCAGCCGTCGTCGAGCCGGGTGCTGGCCGTCAAGCCGCTGCGCATGGTGGGCGACTGGTCCTACTCGCTCTACCTGTGGCACTGGCCGGCGTTCATCCTGCCCCCGGTCGCGCTGGGCCGGTCCATGACCTGGCCGGAGAAGATCGTCGCGGTCCTCGTGGTCGTGACCCTGTCGGCCTACTCCTACCGCTTCATCGAGATGCCCTTCCGCACCGGCAGGCCCGCGCAGCGCCTGCTCCGGCGCCGGGCACTGGTGCTCTACCCGCTCAGCGCCACGCTGGTCGTCGCCGTGGCCGCGGGCGGCTGGTGGTACACCGGCGTCCAGGGCGGCGAGCGCGGCGACAACCCGGCCATCACCGTGGCCGGCGGCCCGACCGCCGAGGGCATCCAGGACAACACCGAGGCGTTGGTCCGCGCCTCGGTCACGGCCGCTCGCGACAAGCGGGCCGTGCCCAGCAACCTGACCCCGGACCTGCTCAACCTGCGCAACTCCATCGCCGACGTGGGCGACTGCGACTACGAGCAGAACGTCCGCAAGCTCTGCCCGGTCGGTGACGGCGACAAGACCCTGGTGGTGATCGGCGACTCCCACGCCCGGGCCTGGATCCCGGCGTTCAACCGGATCGTGGAGGCCGGCGGCTGGACCGGCTACTACCTGGTCAAGCCGCAGTGCACCGCGGCCCACGTGAGCATCGCCTCGCTCGACAACGACCAGCCGTTCACCGACTGCTCGGACTTCCAGGACTGGGTGGTCGACCAGGTCCGCGACCTCGACCCCGACCTGGTCGTCGTCGCGTCGAGCCCGCCGGTCAACGGGGTCTTCGACGGCGGCAAGCGGATCACCGACACCGCCGGGATCATCCCGGTCCTCCAGGCCGGCTACGACGACCTGTTCCTCGAGCTGTCCGAGGACGCCCGCGACGTCGCCCTGGTCAAGGACGTCCCCAAGTCGCCGGACGACCCGGCCACCTGCCTGTCCACCGGCAAGCCCAACCTCGACGACTGCATGTTCCAGCCCGTCGAGCGCTCCGCGGTGCTGGCCGACGTGGCCGTGCAGTCGGCCACCGAGGCCGGCGCCCACGTCGTCGACCCGACGCCGTGGCTCTGCTACGACGGCGAGTGCCCGGTGGTCATCGGCGGCACGCTGTCCTACCGCGACACCGACCACATCACGACCGAGTACGCCGCCAACCTGTGGGGCGAGCTCGGCACCGCGCTCGGGATGCTGCCGACCACCTCGGACTGA
- a CDS encoding SDR family NAD(P)-dependent oxidoreductase, whose amino-acid sequence MSRPLDGQVVLVSGASRGLGRATAVELAAAGAHVVATGRSTRGHATQDAVDDLTLEGTLDAVRRAGGSGEWHRCDHTRPAEVEALLHDVLDRHGRVDVLVNNAWGGHDHHDEVEGEEVWDEPMEQFRDMLLAGAYSDYVTTMLTLRLAMGPAGRGRVLTTTWHTPEPPAWVPYEASKAAKNRLVYALGYHLQTRGIPVIAVAPGWMRTELMLTHHTEEELAGRTETPHLAARVLARLAADPDAMRLTGQVVDVGELAEAYGVDDLDGTRPHGNAGRFEPSRPVPPPA is encoded by the coding sequence ATGAGCCGACCCCTGGACGGACAGGTGGTCCTGGTCAGCGGCGCGTCGCGCGGGCTGGGCCGGGCCACGGCGGTGGAGCTCGCGGCCGCGGGCGCGCACGTGGTGGCCACCGGCCGCAGCACCCGCGGCCACGCCACCCAGGACGCCGTGGACGACCTCACGCTCGAGGGCACCCTGGACGCCGTACGCCGCGCGGGCGGGTCCGGTGAGTGGCACCGGTGCGACCACACCCGGCCCGCGGAGGTGGAGGCCCTGCTGCACGACGTCCTGGACCGGCACGGCCGGGTCGACGTCCTTGTCAACAACGCGTGGGGCGGGCACGACCACCACGACGAGGTCGAGGGCGAGGAGGTCTGGGACGAGCCGATGGAGCAGTTCCGCGACATGCTGCTCGCCGGCGCCTACTCCGACTACGTCACCACGATGCTCACCCTGCGGCTGGCCATGGGCCCCGCGGGCCGGGGGCGGGTGCTCACCACGACCTGGCACACGCCGGAGCCGCCGGCCTGGGTGCCGTACGAGGCGAGCAAGGCGGCCAAGAACCGGCTGGTCTACGCGCTCGGCTACCACCTGCAGACCCGAGGCATCCCGGTGATCGCGGTGGCGCCGGGGTGGATGCGGACCGAGCTGATGCTGACCCACCACACCGAGGAGGAGCTGGCCGGGCGGACCGAGACCCCGCACCTCGCGGCGCGCGTCCTGGCGCGGCTCGCGGCCGACCCCGACGCGATGCGCCTCACCGGCCAGGTGGTCGACGTGGGCGAGCTGGCCGAGGCCTACGGCGTCGACGACCTGGACGGCACCCGCCCGCACGGCAACGCCGGGCGCTTCGAGCCGAGCCGACCGGTCCCGCCGCCGGCCTGA
- a CDS encoding GPGG-motif small membrane protein encodes MAFILWILAVVLVVAGIVSLFRGQILWGAVLIVVGLLVGPGGVSIFT; translated from the coding sequence ATGGCGTTCATCTTGTGGATCCTGGCCGTGGTCCTGGTCGTGGCCGGGATCGTCTCGCTGTTCCGCGGACAGATCCTGTGGGGAGCGGTCCTCATCGTCGTCGGGCTGCTCGTGGGCCCGGGCGGGGTCAGCATCTTCACCTGA
- a CDS encoding response regulator transcription factor: MAGSEPILIAIVDDYDVVVTGVAGMLDPYRDRVLVAELDADTALHDEVDVALYDSFAQPETDQEEIEVLLDNPRARRVVVYSWNFHPELVDRAKDLGVHGYLSKALSARELVEAIEAVHAGERVFSESPPRHRAQRAHGPGDWPGRSEGLTDRESEILALITQGKSNAEVAALTFLAPNTVKSYIQNLYRKIQVESRTQAVVWGVRHGFLPDHHRIDHWRGGP; encoded by the coding sequence ATGGCCGGGAGTGAGCCGATCCTGATCGCGATCGTCGACGACTACGACGTCGTGGTGACCGGGGTGGCCGGGATGCTCGACCCCTACCGCGACCGCGTGCTGGTGGCCGAGCTGGACGCCGACACCGCGCTGCACGACGAGGTCGACGTGGCGCTGTACGACTCCTTCGCCCAGCCCGAGACCGACCAGGAGGAGATCGAGGTCCTCCTCGACAACCCGCGGGCCCGGCGGGTGGTCGTCTACTCCTGGAACTTCCACCCCGAGCTGGTGGACCGGGCCAAGGACCTCGGGGTGCACGGCTACCTGTCCAAGGCCCTGTCGGCCCGCGAGCTGGTGGAGGCCATCGAGGCGGTGCACGCCGGGGAGCGGGTCTTCTCCGAGTCGCCGCCGCGGCACCGCGCCCAGCGCGCCCACGGTCCGGGCGACTGGCCGGGTCGCAGCGAGGGCCTCACCGACCGGGAGTCGGAGATCCTGGCGCTGATCACCCAGGGCAAGAGCAACGCCGAGGTGGCCGCGCTGACCTTCCTGGCCCCCAACACGGTGAAGTCCTACATCCAGAACCTCTACCGCAAGATCCAGGTCGAGAGCCGCACCCAGGCGGTCGTGTGGGGTGTGCGCCACGGCTTCCTGCCCGATCACCACCGCATCGACCACTGGCGCGGCGGTCCCTGA
- a CDS encoding HAMP domain-containing histidine kinase, translating to MRPRLTASFVVLSVLLLLGALGVRSYTSHGLLRTHESRSLRAQAATFATAIEQRVELGRPVDRAFLSALVDTAQRLTYDPSDAAAVVVDGQEYDDGGDDPLSTTVAVGDATLTVAESGDVVDELADNDIGSLGFLVLLEALLAALVGYVMARQLSGPFRQLAVAAEQLGRGRFDLDLPRTQVPEARAISQALLTSAGQLQERLASEQTFAEHASHVLRTPLTGLRLELEDLAGRDDVPADVRESATRSVGRIEAMDQVAGDLVALSRRGALVAGAEIPLRDLATQSAQAWADALDEQGRAVSAAVEGAIDTTYTPGPVEHVLDLLLADVLRRGRGATRLVLDADEDGHLSIAVSCEGVHASAGPNDAINLTQARAVVTALGGRITGETPERLSVLLPRR from the coding sequence GTGCGACCGCGGCTGACGGCGTCGTTCGTCGTCCTCAGCGTGCTGCTGCTCCTCGGCGCGCTGGGGGTCCGCTCCTACACCTCCCACGGCCTGCTCCGCACGCACGAGAGCCGCTCGCTGCGGGCGCAGGCGGCGACCTTCGCGACGGCCATCGAGCAGCGCGTGGAGCTCGGGCGCCCGGTCGACCGGGCCTTCCTCAGCGCCCTGGTCGACACCGCGCAGCGGCTGACCTACGACCCGTCCGACGCCGCGGCGGTGGTCGTCGACGGCCAGGAGTACGACGACGGCGGTGACGACCCGCTGTCGACGACGGTCGCCGTGGGCGACGCCACGCTGACCGTGGCCGAGTCGGGCGACGTGGTGGACGAGCTCGCCGACAACGACATCGGCTCGCTCGGCTTCCTGGTCCTGCTCGAGGCGCTGCTGGCCGCGCTCGTGGGCTACGTGATGGCCCGGCAGCTGTCCGGGCCGTTCCGACAGCTGGCCGTGGCGGCCGAGCAGCTCGGGCGCGGCCGCTTCGACCTCGACCTGCCGCGCACCCAGGTGCCGGAGGCCCGCGCGATCAGCCAGGCGCTGCTCACCTCCGCCGGCCAGCTCCAGGAGCGGCTGGCCTCCGAGCAGACCTTCGCCGAGCACGCCTCGCACGTGCTGCGCACTCCGCTGACCGGGCTCCGGCTGGAGCTGGAGGACCTGGCCGGCCGGGACGACGTACCCGCCGACGTGCGCGAGTCCGCCACCCGCTCGGTGGGCCGCATCGAGGCCATGGACCAGGTCGCCGGCGACCTGGTCGCGCTCTCGCGCCGGGGCGCGCTGGTGGCCGGCGCGGAGATCCCGCTGCGCGACCTGGCCACGCAGTCCGCCCAGGCCTGGGCCGACGCCCTGGACGAGCAGGGCCGGGCGGTCTCGGCCGCGGTCGAGGGCGCCATCGACACGACGTACACCCCGGGGCCGGTCGAGCACGTCCTCGACCTGCTCCTGGCCGACGTGCTGCGGCGCGGTCGCGGGGCGACCCGCCTGGTCCTCGACGCCGACGAGGACGGGCACCTGTCCATCGCGGTGTCGTGCGAGGGCGTGCACGCGAGCGCCGGGCCCAACGACGCCATCAACCTCACCCAGGCCCGCGCGGTGGTCACCGCGCTGGGCGGGCGGATCACCGGCGAGACGCCGGAGCGGCTGTCGGTCCTGCTGCCGCGGCGCTGA
- a CDS encoding response regulator transcription factor, whose product MPQRVLVVEDEEDIAFPLVRTLEREGYDVHWVDSGQKALDDVSSRHADVVILDLGLPDMDGLEVCRKARDGGYEGAIMIVTARAGELDRVVGLDYGADDYMAKPFGLAELQARVRALLRRTNNAPAADTSHEGGLRIDVAARRVFSGDDEVPLTGKEFEVLNVLVANKDKVVSRTRLMADVWDENWYGSTKTLDVTIGRLRQKLESVGVQEKVVAVRGVGFRLEGNPSD is encoded by the coding sequence ATGCCGCAGCGGGTCCTCGTCGTCGAGGACGAGGAGGACATCGCGTTCCCCCTCGTCCGCACCCTGGAGCGCGAGGGCTACGACGTGCACTGGGTCGACTCGGGGCAGAAGGCGCTGGACGACGTCTCCTCCCGCCACGCCGACGTGGTCATCCTCGACCTCGGTCTCCCGGACATGGACGGCCTCGAGGTCTGCCGCAAGGCCCGCGACGGCGGCTACGAGGGCGCCATCATGATCGTCACCGCCCGCGCCGGCGAGCTCGACCGCGTGGTCGGCCTCGACTACGGCGCCGACGACTACATGGCCAAGCCGTTCGGGCTGGCCGAGCTCCAGGCCCGGGTCCGCGCGCTGCTGCGCCGCACCAACAACGCCCCGGCCGCCGACACCAGCCACGAGGGCGGGCTGCGCATCGACGTGGCCGCGCGCCGCGTCTTCTCCGGCGACGACGAGGTGCCGCTGACCGGCAAGGAGTTCGAGGTCCTCAACGTCCTGGTCGCCAACAAGGACAAGGTCGTCTCCCGCACCCGGCTGATGGCCGACGTGTGGGACGAGAACTGGTACGGCTCCACCAAGACCCTCGACGTCACCATCGGCCGGCTACGGCAGAAGCTCGAGAGCGTCGGTGTGCAGGAGAAGGTCGTCGCGGTGCGAGGCGTCGGGTTCCGCCTCGAGGGCAATCCGTCCGACTGA
- the ligD gene encoding non-homologous end-joining DNA ligase, protein MPRREQQGQVDKEEVYVDVEGRTLKISSLGKVLYPRTGTTKGEVLNYYAQIAPVLLPHLAGRAVTRIRWPHGVDDMSFFEKNVPGGTPSWVRTCTVPTSGSRTASKEDGTLTFPIVEDLATLTWLVNLAALELHVHQWTVDAKGRPRGADRVVIDLDPGEPAGLHECCQVALLASEVLEERGLVPKPVTSGSKGLHLYADLPRRVPSEESTALAKAVAEELEKAHPRLVTATMTKAKRAGKVFLDWSQNSGSKTTISPYSLRGKERPYVATPLGWDEVEAGAEDPDALDQFRFDQVLARVEEYGDLFE, encoded by the coding sequence GTGCCGCGCCGCGAGCAGCAGGGCCAGGTCGACAAGGAGGAGGTCTACGTCGACGTCGAGGGCCGGACGCTGAAGATCAGCAGCCTCGGCAAGGTGCTCTACCCGCGCACCGGCACGACCAAGGGCGAGGTCCTCAACTACTACGCGCAGATCGCGCCGGTGCTGCTGCCGCACCTGGCCGGCCGGGCGGTGACCCGGATCCGGTGGCCGCACGGCGTGGACGACATGAGCTTCTTCGAGAAGAACGTCCCCGGCGGCACGCCGTCGTGGGTGCGCACCTGCACGGTCCCGACCAGCGGCTCGCGCACGGCCTCGAAGGAGGACGGCACGCTCACCTTCCCGATCGTCGAGGACCTGGCCACGCTGACCTGGCTGGTCAACCTGGCGGCCCTCGAGCTGCACGTGCACCAGTGGACGGTGGACGCGAAGGGCCGGCCGCGGGGCGCGGACCGGGTGGTCATCGACCTCGACCCGGGCGAGCCCGCCGGGCTGCACGAGTGCTGCCAGGTGGCCCTGCTGGCCTCGGAGGTCCTCGAGGAGCGGGGCCTGGTGCCCAAGCCGGTGACCAGCGGCAGCAAGGGCCTGCACCTGTACGCCGACCTCCCGCGCCGGGTGCCCTCGGAGGAGTCGACGGCGCTGGCCAAGGCCGTGGCCGAGGAGCTCGAGAAGGCGCACCCCAGGCTGGTGACGGCCACGATGACCAAGGCCAAGCGCGCGGGCAAGGTCTTCCTGGACTGGTCGCAGAACTCCGGCTCCAAGACCACCATCTCGCCGTACTCCCTGCGCGGCAAGGAGCGCCCCTACGTCGCCACCCCGCTCGGCTGGGACGAGGTGGAGGCCGGGGCCGAGGACCCCGACGCCCTGGACCAGTTCCGGTTCGACCAGGTGCTGGCCCGCGTCGAGGAGTACGGCGACCTGTTCGAGTAG
- the ligD gene encoding non-homologous end-joining DNA ligase — translation MLASPGTHVPTDPGWSHEVKWDGVRVLADTTRGGATRLWSRNENDVTVAWPELNRSPLGDRDLLVDGEVIALNDRGLPDFRVLQDRMHVRSASSAARLADRLPATYMVFDVLRVDGKDVTDQPLGERRTILRGLGLEHSTWQVPDAYDDGPMLHQATLQQGLEGIVSKRLTSRYVAGQRTQSWLKFAHRHRGTFVVGGWRPQEGTSDRLAALLVGEVTADGLLYRGRVGSGISGAVSRQLAELVAPLARADSPFDDEVPKVDARGTSWVEPVLVVDVDTHGLGYERLRQPSYRGLRTDVTPEEL, via the coding sequence ATGCTCGCCTCGCCCGGCACGCACGTGCCCACCGACCCGGGGTGGTCCCACGAGGTGAAGTGGGACGGCGTGCGGGTGCTCGCGGACACCACGCGCGGCGGCGCGACCCGGCTGTGGAGCCGCAACGAGAACGACGTGACGGTCGCCTGGCCGGAGCTGAACCGCAGCCCGCTGGGCGACCGCGACCTGCTGGTGGACGGCGAGGTGATCGCCCTCAACGACCGCGGGCTGCCGGACTTCCGGGTCCTGCAGGACCGGATGCACGTGCGCAGCGCGTCGTCCGCGGCCCGGCTCGCGGACCGGCTGCCGGCGACGTACATGGTCTTCGACGTGCTGCGCGTCGACGGCAAGGACGTCACCGACCAGCCGCTGGGGGAGCGGCGCACGATCCTGCGCGGGCTGGGCCTGGAGCACTCGACGTGGCAGGTCCCGGACGCCTACGACGACGGCCCGATGCTGCACCAGGCGACGCTGCAGCAGGGGCTCGAGGGCATCGTCAGCAAGCGGCTCACCAGTCGCTACGTCGCCGGCCAGCGCACCCAGAGCTGGCTGAAGTTCGCCCACCGGCACCGCGGGACCTTCGTGGTCGGCGGGTGGCGGCCCCAGGAGGGCACCTCGGACCGGCTGGCCGCGTTGCTGGTCGGCGAGGTCACGGCCGACGGCCTGCTCTACCGGGGCCGGGTGGGCAGCGGCATCAGCGGCGCGGTGAGCCGGCAGCTGGCCGAGCTGGTCGCCCCGCTGGCCCGCGCCGACAGCCCGTTCGACGACGAGGTCCCCAAGGTCGACGCGCGCGGCACGTCCTGGGTCGAGCCGGTGCTGGTCGTCGACGTGGACACCCACGGCCTGGGCTACGAGCGGCTGCGCCAGCCGTCGTACCGCGGGCTGCGCACCGATGTCACCCCCGAGGAGCTCTGA
- the ku gene encoding non-homologous end joining protein Ku — protein MRAIWKGAVSFGLVSVPVKLYAATESHDVSFRQVHAKDGGRIKYQRVCSLDGEEVAYADIAKGYETEDGEMVILSDEDMGELPSTSSREIAVEKFVPSDQIDPMLLEKSYYLEPEKSGAKPYALLRQALLDADRMAVVTVAIRNRTTIAVLRVKDDVIVLQTMMWPDEIRVPDFSVDVGEVKDAEVKMAHMLVETLAGDFDASEFEDDYAEAVEALVKAKIEGGEIKRTPTSTKTSGEVVDLLAALQRSVDAAKQGRGETGSKIFDDVEDDSDADSDDAPAAKKSAAKKATTKKTAAKKTTTKKAAAKKTTTKKAAAKKTATRKAS, from the coding sequence ATGAGGGCCATCTGGAAGGGCGCGGTCTCGTTCGGGCTGGTCAGCGTGCCCGTGAAGCTGTACGCCGCGACCGAGTCCCACGACGTCTCCTTCCGCCAGGTGCACGCCAAGGACGGCGGCCGGATCAAGTACCAGCGCGTCTGCTCGCTCGACGGCGAGGAGGTGGCCTACGCCGACATCGCCAAGGGCTACGAGACCGAGGACGGGGAGATGGTCATCCTCAGCGACGAGGACATGGGCGAGCTGCCCTCGACCTCCTCGCGCGAGATCGCCGTGGAGAAGTTCGTCCCCAGCGACCAGATCGACCCCATGCTGCTGGAGAAGAGCTACTACCTCGAGCCCGAGAAGTCCGGCGCCAAGCCCTACGCCCTGCTGCGCCAAGCCCTGCTCGACGCGGACCGGATGGCCGTGGTCACCGTCGCCATCCGCAACCGCACGACCATCGCCGTGCTCCGGGTCAAGGACGACGTCATCGTCCTGCAGACCATGATGTGGCCCGACGAGATCCGCGTGCCCGACTTCTCCGTCGACGTCGGCGAGGTCAAGGACGCCGAGGTGAAGATGGCGCACATGCTGGTCGAGACCCTGGCCGGCGACTTCGACGCCTCCGAGTTCGAGGACGACTACGCCGAGGCCGTCGAGGCCCTGGTCAAGGCCAAGATCGAGGGCGGCGAGATCAAGCGCACCCCGACCTCCACCAAGACCTCCGGCGAGGTCGTCGACCTCCTCGCCGCCCTCCAGCGCTCGGTCGACGCGGCCAAGCAGGGCCGCGGCGAGACCGGGTCGAAGATCTTCGACGACGTCGAGGACGACTCCGACGCCGACTCCGACGACGCGCCGGCGGCGAAGAAGAGCGCCGCCAAGAAAGCCACCACCAAGAAGACGGCGGCCAAGAAGACCACCACCAAGAAGGCCGCCGCCAAGAAGACCACCACCAAGAAGGCCGCCGCCAAGAAGACCGCGACCCGCAAGGCGTCCTAG
- a CDS encoding DUF2510 domain-containing protein has product MTQVQRPGHVEGWQKDPYGRHELRFFDGQRWTPYVRDGETSGVDEPGGPVAETAATATRSPLLDEDLLVVERFTDLGRRWSDRALTRPDGSQAGTLRRASPGVELGMRGVLQHDVTKNDVVELVDERGSVALTLIRPLVAPRTAVEVRDVDDRVAGRIVQQTLRRDETTYAFLGPNGRFLGDLQAENWVGWDLRIVDSHGREVATITRDFAGLDLARFTRPDDYVVRIADGVHGPLRTLVVACALSLEVAVRPDARGL; this is encoded by the coding sequence GTGACGCAGGTGCAGCGGCCCGGACACGTCGAGGGGTGGCAGAAGGACCCCTACGGTCGGCACGAGCTGCGCTTCTTCGACGGGCAGCGCTGGACGCCGTACGTCCGCGACGGCGAGACCAGCGGCGTCGACGAGCCCGGCGGCCCGGTGGCGGAGACCGCCGCCACCGCGACCCGCAGCCCGCTGCTCGACGAGGACCTGCTGGTCGTCGAGCGCTTCACCGACCTGGGCCGGCGCTGGTCCGACCGCGCCCTCACCCGGCCCGACGGCAGCCAGGCGGGAACCCTGCGGCGCGCCTCGCCGGGCGTCGAGCTCGGGATGCGCGGCGTCCTCCAGCACGACGTCACCAAGAACGACGTGGTGGAGCTGGTCGACGAGCGGGGCTCGGTCGCCCTCACCCTCATCCGGCCGCTCGTCGCGCCGCGCACCGCCGTCGAGGTCCGCGACGTCGACGACCGGGTCGCCGGCCGCATCGTGCAGCAGACGCTGCGCCGCGACGAGACCACCTACGCCTTCCTCGGCCCCAACGGCCGCTTCCTCGGCGACCTGCAGGCCGAGAACTGGGTCGGCTGGGACCTGCGCATCGTGGACTCCCACGGGCGCGAGGTCGCCACCATCACCCGCGACTTCGCCGGCCTGGACCTGGCCCGCTTCACCCGCCCCGACGACTACGTCGTGCGCATCGCCGACGGCGTGCACGGGCCGCTGCGGACCCTCGTCGTCGCGTGCGCCCTCAGCCTCGAGGTCGCCGTCCGTCCGGACGCCCGCGGGCTCTAG